In Anaerolineales bacterium, the following proteins share a genomic window:
- a CDS encoding nuclear transport factor 2 family protein — MKPDLHTSVVKQIRLQPNVEEHRAIRKLWIEHSAAEEARDIPGLMATLTEDCVYTVLNSGVTWRGKQGATEFYQQLLGSFPDIYFDLQRIVIGPQGVFEEAHVTGTYEKTWLDMPPAEGQAIQFDVAILFPWDAERKLFTGERVIFYGVKLSSVKT; from the coding sequence ATGAAACCTGACCTCCACACCTCTGTCGTCAAACAAATCCGCCTCCAGCCGAATGTGGAGGAACACCGCGCCATTCGCAAATTGTGGATCGAACATTCCGCCGCCGAGGAAGCGCGCGACATCCCTGGGTTGATGGCAACCTTGACCGAGGATTGTGTTTACACCGTCCTCAACTCTGGCGTGACTTGGCGCGGCAAGCAAGGAGCGACAGAGTTTTACCAGCAACTGCTCGGTTCGTTCCCAGATATTTATTTCGATTTACAGCGTATCGTCATCGGTCCGCAGGGAGTGTTCGAGGAGGCGCACGTCACAGGGACGTATGAGAAAACGTGGCTCGATATGCCTCCCGCCGAAGGACAGGCGATCCAATTCGACGTGGCAATTCTTTTTCCGTGGGATGCGGAGCGCAAGTTGTTCACGGGCGAGAGGGTGATCTTTTACGGTGTGAAGTTAAGTTCTGTAAAAACGTAA
- the msrB gene encoding peptide-methionine (R)-S-oxide reductase MsrB has protein sequence MKDFKKPTDTELRKKLSPLQYEVTQHEATERPFSNEYWNNKQDGIYVDVVSGEALFSSLDKYDSGCGWPSFTRPLEADSIVERTDYKLFMPRTEVRSKGADSHLGHVFDDGPAPTGLRYCINSAATRFVPVEKLEEEGYGEYMKLFEKK, from the coding sequence ATGAAAGACTTCAAGAAACCCACTGATACAGAATTGCGAAAGAAATTATCCCCGCTTCAATACGAAGTGACCCAGCACGAAGCCACCGAGCGTCCGTTTTCCAACGAATATTGGAACAACAAGCAGGACGGAATCTACGTGGACGTGGTCTCTGGCGAGGCGTTGTTCAGTTCGCTCGATAAATACGATTCAGGTTGCGGCTGGCCCTCGTTCACGCGTCCGTTGGAAGCGGACAGCATCGTGGAACGCACGGATTACAAACTGTTCATGCCGCGCACCGAAGTCCGCTCGAAGGGCGCGGACTCGCACCTCGGTCACGTCTTCGACGACGGTCCCGCGCCGACGGGTCTGCGGTATTGCATCAACTCCGCCGCGACGCGGTTTGTCCCTGTGGAGAAGTTGGAAGAAGAGGGGTATGGGGAGTATATGAAGTTGTTCGAGAAAAAATGA
- the malQ gene encoding 4-alpha-glucanotransferase yields the protein MKFERAGGILIHPTSFPSPYGIGDLGPQAYRFVDWLASTNSKLWQILPLGPTGYGDSPYQCFSAFAGNPYLISPDILIQDGLLTQDDLGNTPTFSASRVDFSLLIPWKLNLLRRAYARFVTLSGSEGSLRADFNYFCASNAAWLDDYALFMALKDSHAGNAWNTWDESLRRREPAAMGEAKRDLSEDIHRHSFYQFLFHRQWENLRKYTNGKGIKIIGDMPIFVAYDSADVWSHPELFYLDEAGTPTVVAGVPPDLFSPTGQLWGNPLYRWNVHKESGYAWWLERIKSTLKTIDILRLDHFRGFAGYYEIPASEKTAEHGHWVPGPGSDFFHTMDLSLSDGLATAELNLPIIAEDLGLITPDVISLLEEFQLPGMKVLQFGFSDPENPFLPHNYPQNCVAYTGTHDNDTARGWFETATEQEREFALRYLQSNEKNFVWDLIRAVWSSVAVIAVTPMQDVLNLGGEARMNFPSKLGGNWEWRMNEDDLSAPLAERLRELNWLYLR from the coding sequence ATGAAATTTGAGCGCGCGGGCGGCATCCTCATACATCCCACAAGTTTTCCAAGCCCCTACGGCATCGGCGATCTCGGTCCGCAAGCCTATCGCTTTGTGGATTGGCTCGCGTCCACGAACAGCAAACTCTGGCAGATCCTTCCGCTCGGACCCACCGGCTACGGCGATTCGCCCTATCAATGTTTTTCCGCTTTCGCGGGTAATCCGTATTTGATCAGCCCCGATATTTTGATTCAAGACGGATTATTGACTCAAGACGATCTAGGCAACACGCCGACCTTCTCCGCTTCGCGCGTGGACTTCAGCCTGCTCATCCCGTGGAAACTGAATCTACTCCGACGCGCCTACGCGCGTTTTGTCACTCTGAGCGGCAGCGAAGGGTCTCTGCGCGCTGATTTCAATTATTTTTGCGCCTCGAACGCCGCCTGGCTCGACGATTACGCGCTCTTCATGGCGCTGAAAGATTCTCACGCCGGGAATGCATGGAACACGTGGGACGAGTCCCTCCGACGGCGTGAACCAGCCGCAATGGGCGAAGCGAAGCGGGATTTATCCGAAGACATCCACCGGCATTCGTTCTATCAGTTCTTGTTCCATCGTCAGTGGGAAAATCTCCGAAAATATACGAACGGCAAGGGCATCAAGATCATTGGCGATATGCCGATCTTCGTCGCTTACGACAGCGCGGACGTGTGGTCGCATCCCGAATTGTTTTATCTCGATGAAGCGGGTACCCCGACGGTTGTGGCAGGCGTGCCACCCGACCTGTTCTCGCCTACTGGACAGTTGTGGGGCAATCCGTTGTATCGCTGGAATGTGCACAAAGAGTCTGGTTACGCGTGGTGGCTGGAGCGGATCAAATCCACGTTGAAAACGATTGACATTCTGCGGCTCGATCATTTTCGCGGCTTTGCCGGTTACTATGAAATTCCCGCGAGCGAAAAGACCGCCGAGCATGGACATTGGGTACCGGGTCCCGGCTCAGATTTTTTCCATACAATGGATTTGAGTTTGAGCGATGGACTCGCCACCGCGGAACTCAACCTCCCCATCATCGCCGAAGATTTAGGCTTGATCACGCCCGACGTGATCTCACTGCTCGAAGAATTTCAACTGCCCGGCATGAAAGTTTTGCAATTTGGGTTCTCCGATCCCGAGAACCCGTTCCTGCCGCACAATTATCCGCAGAACTGCGTCGCGTACACTGGTACGCACGATAACGACACCGCGCGCGGTTGGTTTGAAACCGCGACCGAACAAGAGCGCGAGTTCGCCCTCCGTTATCTGCAATCGAACGAGAAAAACTTCGTCTGGGATTTGATCCGCGCGGTGTGGTCATCCGTCGCGGTGATCGCCGTCACGCCGATGCAGGATGTGTTGAACCTGGGCGGCGAAGCGCGGATGAACTTTCCCTCCAAATTAGGCGGCAACTGGGAATGGCGAATGAACGAGGATGATTTGTCCGCTCCGCTGGCGGAGCGATTGCGCGAATTGAATTGGTTGTATTTGAGGTGA
- a CDS encoding sugar phosphate nucleotidyltransferase, which yields MKTRAVILAGGEGSRLGVLTKKRTKPAVPFAGKYRIIDFALSNCVNSGIFDLMVLAQYRPQSLIEHIGAGAPWDLNRDFTGGIKVLTPYKARNDADWFVGTADAVQQNFGFIKQGLPDLVLILSGDHIYTMDYEPMISFHLDHQADVTIGTINVPIEDAPRFGILATDPKEPYRVKSFVEKPAKPPGTLANMGVYLFNRGVLDKYLWEDRQRKGSSHDFGKDILPRMVKDKARVFAFPYSGYWMDVGTVQSYWQAHMDLLSPSPTLKLYNRSWIIHSRRAERPPARFPATAHIYASMICDGSFIEEGAHVESSVLSPGVIVRAGAVVRESIVFTDTVIEKNAVVERAVLDKRVRVGENVRIGWGVADQNIRIALVGKNSEVPAGFTVEPEAEISTDVVASDYTDSTVRVGQIVETKRQANEI from the coding sequence ATGAAAACACGAGCGGTCATTCTAGCCGGCGGCGAAGGCTCGCGGCTCGGCGTGTTGACAAAAAAGCGAACCAAGCCAGCCGTCCCCTTTGCCGGGAAATATCGCATCATTGACTTTGCTCTCTCGAACTGCGTAAACTCCGGCATCTTCGATTTGATGGTGCTTGCCCAATATCGTCCGCAATCGCTGATCGAGCACATCGGCGCCGGCGCGCCATGGGACTTAAACCGCGACTTCACCGGCGGCATCAAGGTGCTCACGCCCTACAAAGCCCGCAACGACGCCGATTGGTTCGTGGGAACGGCAGACGCCGTGCAACAAAATTTCGGCTTCATCAAACAAGGTTTGCCCGATCTCGTGTTGATCCTCTCCGGCGACCACATCTACACCATGGATTACGAGCCGATGATCTCGTTCCACCTCGACCATCAGGCAGACGTCACCATTGGCACAATCAACGTCCCAATCGAAGATGCGCCGCGCTTCGGCATCCTAGCCACAGACCCGAAGGAACCGTACCGCGTCAAATCCTTCGTGGAGAAACCAGCCAAACCGCCCGGCACGCTCGCCAACATGGGGGTCTATCTTTTCAACCGCGGCGTGCTGGATAAATATTTATGGGAAGACCGCCAGCGCAAAGGTTCGTCTCACGACTTTGGCAAAGATATCCTGCCGCGCATGGTGAAAGATAAAGCGCGCGTCTTCGCCTTTCCCTACAGCGGATATTGGATGGACGTTGGAACGGTGCAATCCTACTGGCAAGCGCACATGGACCTGTTATCGCCATCGCCCACCCTAAAACTATACAACCGCAGTTGGATCATCCATTCGCGCAGAGCGGAACGCCCACCGGCGCGTTTCCCCGCCACCGCGCACATCTACGCCAGCATGATCTGCGACGGCTCATTCATCGAAGAAGGCGCGCACGTCGAGAGCAGTGTGCTTTCGCCGGGCGTCATTGTCCGCGCGGGCGCGGTCGTGCGCGAATCCATTGTGTTTACCGATACGGTCATCGAAAAGAACGCCGTTGTCGAGCGGGCTGTGCTAGATAAACGCGTGCGGGTCGGAGAGAACGTGCGCATCGGCTGGGGCGTCGCCGACCAAAACATCCGCATCGCGCTGGTCGGCAAAAACAGCGAAGTTCCCGCCGGGTTCACCGTCGAACCCGAAGCCGAGATCAGCACCGATGTTGTCGCAAGCGACTACACCGATTCGACCGTCCGTGTGGGGCAGATCGTAGAGACCAAGAGGCAGGCAAATGAAATTTGA
- a CDS encoding glycogen/starch synthase, with product MPQTINVLFLAAEAEPFVKVGGLGDVAGVLPRGLRSLSNDETKFDVRLVLPQHAVIKAESLKPLGIFSIPRGNSEVQAEAFEGALDGMPVYFINGEAIRASGSVYSSNNKFDAEKYVFFSLAALELPNQINWMPDIIHCNDWHTSLVAYGNLVKRWEDKKRRIASLVTIHNLPFLGPDIKEILESYNVPLANTDLPDWARIKPMPLGLWASDSIVAVSPTYANEILHEEFGSGLQEFFRNRTDTLRGILNGLDTASFDPQTDSAISANFNAETLSLRPKNKAALQEKLGLPVKADLPLLGMVTRMDPQKGVDIALKGLRMMKKQNWQLVLLGAGNPKLEAMAKKLQADLPDRIRVETRFDAKLARQIYAGSDIFLMPSRYEPCGISQMIAMRYGSVPLVRAVGGLHDTVTDAETGFAFVEAKVKSFNDALRRALNVFPYSSRWANLQKSGMALDFGWQNSAQQYAELYKKLRKEFHAAERRQVREEPPQAEGAHGEKT from the coding sequence ATGCCCCAGACCATCAACGTTCTGTTCCTCGCGGCGGAAGCCGAACCTTTCGTCAAAGTCGGCGGATTGGGGGACGTGGCAGGCGTTCTGCCGCGCGGGCTGCGGAGTCTTTCCAACGATGAAACTAAATTCGATGTGCGCCTCGTCCTGCCGCAACACGCGGTGATTAAAGCCGAGTCGCTCAAACCGCTGGGAATATTTTCCATTCCGCGCGGCAATTCCGAAGTTCAGGCAGAAGCATTCGAAGGCGCGCTGGACGGAATGCCCGTCTATTTCATCAACGGCGAAGCGATCCGCGCCAGCGGCTCGGTGTATTCCTCCAACAACAAATTCGACGCCGAAAAATATGTTTTCTTTTCGCTCGCCGCGCTTGAACTGCCGAACCAGATTAATTGGATGCCGGACATCATCCACTGCAACGACTGGCACACCTCACTCGTCGCGTACGGCAATCTCGTCAAACGCTGGGAGGATAAAAAGCGGCGCATCGCATCGCTCGTCACGATCCACAACCTGCCGTTCCTCGGTCCCGATATAAAAGAAATCCTCGAGTCCTATAACGTTCCGCTGGCAAACACCGATCTCCCCGATTGGGCGCGCATCAAACCCATGCCGCTCGGTTTATGGGCGTCCGATTCCATCGTCGCAGTTTCGCCGACCTATGCCAACGAAATTCTGCATGAAGAATTCGGAAGCGGCTTGCAGGAATTTTTCAGGAATCGAACGGATACCCTGCGCGGCATCCTCAACGGACTCGATACCGCTTCATTCGACCCTCAAACTGATTCAGCCATTTCAGCCAATTTCAACGCCGAGACTCTTTCGCTCCGCCCCAAAAACAAAGCCGCCCTGCAAGAGAAACTTGGCTTGCCCGTCAAAGCAGACCTTCCACTGCTCGGCATGGTCACGCGCATGGATCCGCAAAAAGGGGTAGACATCGCCCTCAAAGGCTTGCGCATGATGAAGAAGCAGAATTGGCAATTGGTTCTGCTCGGCGCGGGCAACCCGAAACTCGAAGCGATGGCAAAGAAGTTGCAAGCGGATCTGCCGGACCGCATCCGCGTGGAAACGCGCTTCGACGCAAAACTGGCGCGCCAAATTTACGCAGGCTCCGACATTTTCCTCATGCCCTCACGCTACGAACCATGCGGCATCTCGCAGATGATCGCCATGCGCTACGGAAGCGTCCCGCTCGTGCGCGCTGTCGGCGGACTGCACGACACGGTCACCGACGCGGAAACCGGCTTCGCATTCGTGGAAGCAAAGGTGAAATCCTTCAACGATGCGCTTCGCCGCGCGTTGAACGTATTCCCTTATTCTTCGCGCTGGGCAAATTTACAGAAGTCCGGCATGGCGCTCGATTTTGGCTGGCAAAACTCGGCTCAACAATACGCAGAGTTGTATAAAAAACTGAGGAAGGAGTTCCATGCGGCTGAAAGGCGGCAGGTTCGCGAAGAGCCGCCGCAAGCCGAAGGCGCACACGGTGAAAAAACATGA
- a CDS encoding FtsW/RodA/SpoVE family cell cycle protein — MNRVIQDNLLRIAALFLFLQSAIITLSPAVRARSFDTSLLWTQWVAMLIWGILVFLIHRGIARRLPDADPFLFPAAALLSGWGLLTIWRLDPSLGVRQALWLNISLIGFLFGLRLPATLEFLRKYKYTLLASGFLLVAFTLLFGTNPIGFGPRLWLGCCGFYFQPSEPLKLMLVVFLAAYLADRLAIRVKAFSLILPTSIISGLGILLLLFQRDLGTASIFIALFTIMIYLATGHRRTLIFSAAMIALFALGGYFLIDIVHTRVNSWLDPWADPGGGSYQIIQGLMAVANGGLEGRGPGLGSPGLVPVSVSDFIYTAIAEETGLFGTLGLLALFGLILARGLRVSLRAPDLFRRLTAAGIASYFGIQSLLIIGGNLRLLPLTGVTLPFVSYGGSSLLTSLVALLFLILISNHLDEEPAQLVNPQPYLLVGALLFIGFFSAALADGWWAIVRGPDLLARTDNPRRIIEDRYVPRGDLLDRNNSIITTTVGEIGNLERKYEYPDLAPVTGYNHPKYGQAGIEASLDDYLRGLQGTPAADIWWNHILYGMPPPGLDVRLTIDLYLQYRADEMMLGHSGAVVVLNAQTGEILVMSSHPTFNPNHLDEIGDKLKDDPSRPLINRATQGVYPTGTMLDPFSQAVIGSSILTDVEREIVHQTIGFHNIPQLQLPVAESLSNSELEHFHVSPLQVALASAALSAHGIIPAPSIASAVNTPSDGWVTLPVLGMPTKAIQPETADEAAQLFIQNGNRFWSHIGSAEEGDSSVTWYIAGTPPNWGGTPIVVVILIEDNNIRLAERIGEELIVDTMNP, encoded by the coding sequence ATGAACCGCGTTATTCAAGACAACCTGCTGCGAATCGCCGCCCTCTTTTTATTCCTGCAATCCGCGATCATCACGCTGTCACCGGCGGTACGCGCACGATCGTTCGACACGAGCCTTCTCTGGACTCAATGGGTCGCCATGTTGATCTGGGGGATTCTTGTCTTCCTCATTCACAGAGGCATTGCCAGACGACTCCCCGATGCAGATCCGTTTCTCTTCCCCGCCGCCGCGTTGCTTAGCGGCTGGGGCTTGCTCACCATTTGGCGGCTCGACCCCAGCCTCGGCGTTCGACAAGCGCTCTGGCTTAACATCAGCCTGATCGGTTTTTTGTTTGGACTCAGGCTTCCAGCCACGCTGGAATTTCTGCGAAAATACAAATACACCCTTCTCGCCAGCGGCTTTTTGCTCGTTGCATTCACCCTGCTCTTCGGCACAAACCCGATCGGGTTCGGTCCGCGCTTGTGGCTTGGGTGCTGTGGATTTTATTTTCAACCCTCTGAACCTCTGAAACTGATGCTCGTTGTTTTTCTCGCCGCCTATCTTGCCGACCGGCTGGCGATTCGCGTCAAAGCGTTTTCCCTCATCCTCCCCACTTCGATCATCAGCGGACTGGGAATTCTCCTGCTCCTCTTCCAAAGAGACCTCGGCACTGCTTCGATTTTTATCGCGCTCTTCACGATCATGATCTATCTGGCAACCGGTCACCGGCGGACATTGATTTTCAGCGCGGCGATGATCGCGCTCTTCGCCCTCGGCGGCTACTTCTTGATTGACATCGTCCACACGCGCGTCAATTCGTGGCTCGATCCATGGGCAGACCCGGGCGGCGGATCGTATCAGATCATTCAGGGACTCATGGCGGTCGCCAACGGCGGACTCGAAGGCAGAGGTCCGGGGTTGGGAAGCCCGGGACTTGTGCCGGTTTCAGTTTCGGATTTCATCTACACGGCAATTGCGGAAGAAACGGGTCTTTTCGGGACGTTGGGCTTGCTCGCCCTCTTCGGCTTGATCCTCGCCCGAGGCTTGCGCGTCTCGCTACGCGCCCCCGACCTATTCCGCCGGTTGACCGCGGCCGGCATCGCATCCTATTTTGGAATCCAATCGCTCCTCATCATCGGCGGGAACTTGCGCCTGCTCCCATTGACCGGCGTAACGCTTCCATTCGTCTCCTACGGCGGCTCCTCTCTACTGACATCGCTCGTCGCCCTGCTGTTCCTCATCCTCATCAGCAATCATCTGGATGAAGAACCGGCGCAACTCGTTAACCCTCAGCCTTATCTCCTTGTGGGTGCGTTGCTCTTCATTGGATTTTTCTCCGCCGCGCTTGCGGATGGCTGGTGGGCGATCGTCCGCGGACCAGATTTACTCGCCCGCACCGACAACCCGCGCCGCATAATCGAAGACCGCTACGTCCCACGCGGCGATCTGCTCGACAGAAATAATTCCATCATCACTACGACTGTCGGCGAGATCGGAAATTTGGAACGCAAATATGAATATCCCGACCTTGCGCCGGTCACCGGCTACAACCATCCAAAATATGGACAGGCTGGGATAGAGGCATCGCTAGACGACTATCTGCGCGGACTACAAGGCACGCCAGCCGCCGATATTTGGTGGAATCACATATTGTATGGAATGCCCCCGCCCGGCTTGGATGTGCGCCTGACGATTGATCTCTACCTCCAATACCGCGCGGACGAAATGATGCTCGGACATTCCGGCGCGGTCGTCGTCTTGAACGCGCAGACCGGTGAAATTCTGGTCATGTCTTCGCACCCCACGTTCAACCCCAACCATTTGGATGAGATCGGGGATAAATTGAAAGATGACCCGAGTCGTCCGCTCATTAACCGCGCCACGCAAGGTGTGTACCCCACCGGAACGATGCTCGATCCGTTTTCACAAGCGGTGATTGGAAGTTCGATCCTCACAGACGTTGAGCGCGAGATCGTCCACCAGACGATTGGGTTTCATAACATACCTCAACTCCAATTGCCGGTCGCTGAGTCACTTTCCAATTCGGAATTGGAACATTTCCATGTTTCTCCGTTGCAGGTCGCGTTGGCATCCGCCGCGCTGAGCGCCCATGGGATCATCCCTGCGCCGAGTATTGCATCCGCCGTTAACACGCCAAGCGACGGCTGGGTCACGCTCCCTGTGTTGGGAATGCCGACGAAGGCGATCCAGCCCGAAACGGCGGATGAAGCGGCTCAGCTTTTCATCCAAAACGGGAATCGTTTTTGGTCGCACATCGGGTCTGCGGAGGAGGGCGATTCTTCGGTCACATGGTATATCGCGGGGACGCCTCCCAATTGGGGCGGAACGCCGATCGTCGTGGTGATTTTGATCGAAGATAACAACATTCGTCTCGCGGAACGGATCGGCGAGGAATTGATCGTGGATACGATGAACCCCTAG
- the mtnP gene encoding S-methyl-5'-thioadenosine phosphorylase, translating to MADRFTLAIIGGSGLYSIPGLEDAKERAVDTPFGKTSAPIVTGTLEGQPVAFLARHGIGHHITPTEVPYRANIYALKSLGAERILSISACGSLREDFAPGHIVIPDNIYDNTSRRERSFFGEGLVAHISVADPFCSDLSSQLESAVRAAGGVLHRGGSFITIEGPRFSTKAESNTFRAWGMSIIGMTASPEAFLAREAEICYATMAHVTDYDVWHVSEEPVTVEMVIQTLNKNTALAQETIKLLARNFKLNRECECDRALSTALITHKDAIPAETRKKLDLLVKKYL from the coding sequence GTGGCTGATAGGTTTACTCTGGCAATTATCGGCGGATCAGGTTTGTATTCCATCCCTGGGCTTGAAGACGCAAAAGAACGCGCGGTGGACACGCCGTTCGGCAAAACCAGCGCGCCCATCGTGACCGGCACACTGGAAGGACAGCCCGTCGCTTTCCTCGCCCGGCACGGGATCGGTCATCACATCACGCCGACGGAAGTTCCATATCGCGCCAACATCTACGCGCTGAAATCGCTGGGCGCGGAACGCATCCTCAGCATCAGCGCCTGCGGATCGCTGCGCGAGGATTTTGCGCCGGGACACATCGTCATACCGGACAACATCTACGACAATACCAGCCGCCGCGAGAGATCGTTCTTTGGCGAGGGATTGGTGGCGCACATCAGCGTGGCAGACCCCTTCTGCTCGGACCTCTCCTCCCAATTAGAATCAGCCGTAAGGGCGGCAGGAGGCGTGCTTCATCGCGGCGGTTCGTTCATCACCATCGAAGGTCCACGCTTTTCGACGAAAGCCGAATCAAACACATTCCGCGCGTGGGGCATGTCCATCATCGGCATGACCGCCTCGCCCGAAGCGTTCCTCGCGCGCGAAGCGGAGATATGCTACGCGACGATGGCGCACGTTACCGATTACGATGTGTGGCACGTAAGCGAAGAGCCGGTCACCGTTGAGATGGTCATCCAGACTTTGAATAAAAATACCGCGCTGGCGCAAGAGACGATCAAACTCCTCGCCCGCAATTTCAAACTCAACCGCGAGTGCGAGTGTGACCGCGCGCTTTCTACCGCGCTCATCACGCACAAGGACGCGATACCCGCCGAGACGCGCAAGAAGCTCGACCTGCTCGTCAAGAAATATCTTTGA
- a CDS encoding FHA domain-containing protein, translated as MIATVVLVLRLALTIALYIFLAWSLLTIWRELKQQATTLSDRKKVGISVIQKSEQDKDREFHFFQTEVVIGRHAHCDVSIIDEVVSSQHARLAYHHNQWWLEDLSSTNGTFLNGAQLTTPAVVITGDEVRCGNTHFVLRVDTEENQPDKHK; from the coding sequence ATGATCGCGACCGTTGTACTCGTCCTGCGGCTGGCGCTCACGATCGCGTTATATATTTTTCTGGCTTGGTCACTGCTGACCATCTGGCGGGAACTCAAACAGCAGGCGACGACCCTTTCCGACAGAAAAAAAGTGGGGATTTCAGTTATTCAAAAATCGGAACAGGACAAAGACCGCGAATTCCATTTTTTTCAGACAGAGGTCGTCATTGGGCGTCACGCGCACTGCGATGTTTCCATTATTGACGAAGTCGTCTCCTCGCAACACGCGCGGCTCGCGTATCATCACAACCAATGGTGGCTGGAAGATCTAAGTTCGACGAATGGCACTTTTTTGAACGGCGCGCAATTGACCACCCCTGCCGTGGTCATCACGGGCGATGAAGTCCGCTGTGGAAACACACACTTTGTCCTTCGCGTTGACACGGAAGAAAATCAACCGGATAAACATAAATAA
- a CDS encoding FHA domain-containing protein, with the protein MKNKLDQLEAKLQSLVEDQLVGILPGLHIEDRVIQRLSAALRQNIIENSEEGAIAPNVYTLIVAPEFSPMWKEPSTLDVLKNIILTAGKEVGLKFTGAPTIAITTDEKFSNDDISVVASHKLEPVGDTKGMPNKTATSELDAGEALPENAFLIIEGVKVYSLTESVVNIGRRLENHLVIDDPRVSRNHAQLRSIKGRFVLFDLNSTGGTFVNGQRTSQTVLYPGDVISLAGVALIFGQDNPPVRPDLAETAPLEGFSGGISERPTASVEHKTIDIRTDQLKQDKNGQ; encoded by the coding sequence ATGAAAAATAAACTTGACCAGTTGGAAGCAAAGTTGCAATCGCTAGTGGAAGACCAGTTGGTGGGGATCCTGCCCGGCTTGCACATCGAGGACCGGGTCATTCAGCGACTTTCCGCCGCATTAAGGCAGAATATCATCGAAAACAGCGAGGAAGGCGCGATCGCTCCCAATGTGTATACACTGATCGTCGCGCCGGAGTTCTCTCCCATGTGGAAGGAACCAAGCACGCTGGACGTATTGAAAAATATCATCCTAACCGCAGGCAAAGAAGTGGGGCTCAAATTCACAGGCGCGCCGACGATCGCGATAACCACCGACGAAAAGTTTTCCAACGATGATATCAGTGTGGTCGCCTCGCACAAACTCGAACCCGTAGGAGATACAAAAGGTATGCCGAATAAGACCGCCACGTCGGAACTGGATGCGGGCGAAGCCCTTCCAGAAAACGCCTTCTTGATCATCGAGGGAGTCAAAGTGTATTCTCTCACGGAGTCGGTGGTCAATATCGGCCGGCGGCTGGAAAACCATCTCGTCATTGACGACCCCCGTGTTTCGCGGAATCACGCCCAGTTACGCTCGATCAAGGGACGGTTCGTGTTGTTCGATCTTAACTCGACGGGTGGAACATTCGTAAATGGTCAACGCACGAGCCAGACGGTTCTGTACCCGGGCGATGTGATCTCGCTCGCAGGAGTGGCTCTCATCTTCGGCCAGGACAATCCTCCCGTAAGGCCCGATCTCGCCGAGACGGCTCCACTCGAAGGGTTTTCAGGCGGAATTAGCGAAAGACCCACCGCCTCGGTCGAGCATAAGACCATTGATATTAGGACAGATCAACTCAAGCAAGATAAAAACGGGCAATGA
- a CDS encoding zinc ribbon domain-containing protein, with protein sequence MDRRIFHGKVEPGDIAQALMAEFNRGTLHAQAIGGKEKMAVQIATRMGSMSGGQTALTISIQKVEDGVMIELGQQAWLGIAASIGQTAWSALRNPFSLLSRLDDLAQDIENIQLSEKIWKAIDKTMAALGASHMLSERFSRVTCGYCGTANPLGEGSCFACGAPLGVAQPTTCPNCGFVVRTDETVCPNCNRKLK encoded by the coding sequence ATGGACAGACGAATTTTTCACGGAAAGGTCGAACCGGGCGATATTGCCCAAGCATTAATGGCGGAATTCAACCGCGGGACGCTTCATGCCCAAGCGATCGGCGGCAAGGAAAAGATGGCGGTTCAGATCGCCACGCGCATGGGATCTATGTCCGGCGGACAGACGGCGCTCACCATCAGCATCCAAAAGGTCGAGGATGGGGTAATGATCGAATTGGGTCAGCAGGCGTGGCTGGGAATCGCCGCGAGTATCGGTCAGACGGCATGGTCGGCGCTGCGGAATCCGTTCAGCCTGCTTTCGAGATTGGACGATCTGGCGCAGGATATCGAGAACATTCAATTGAGCGAAAAGATCTGGAAAGCCATTGATAAAACGATGGCGGCGCTGGGAGCGAGTCACATGCTTTCGGAACGGTTTTCTCGGGTAACGTGCGGTTACTGTGGAACGGCAAATCCGCTGGGAGAAGGTTCGTGTTTCGCCTGCGGGGCGCCTCTGGGTGTCGCCCAGCCGACAACTTGTCCCAATTGCGGGTTCGTTGTGCGGACAGATGAAACCGTTTGCCCAAATTGCAACCGAAAACTCAAATAA